Genomic window (Bacillus sp. (in: firmicutes)):
TTTGCATGATGCCCTTGCTCACTTCGGAGTCGAAGAAGAGGACATAGATCAAGCGTTAAGCAAGGTCGCCGCTCTAAGGGATGATATATTGTATCAATGAGCATATAGAATTATTTTTAACACACAATGGGCATCCAATAGTCGAAACTCGATTTGGACAACCCCTTGCGCTTTTTATTATTTCTACTTCTAAAAAGTATATTGAGGTTCAATTGATTTTTTTGGTATGCACTTGGGCTACCAAGTTTTCTTTTTTCATTAAGAGATAAAACAATTCGTAGGTAAAAAGTCATAGATATATACAAAAGTCATATGAAAAGTCATGAAAAAGTCATGAAAAAGCCATGATTTGTAAATATAAGGTTATTTTACGTTTATAATAAATTTATAAAATTGTTGGGGAAATAAGGTATAAAGGCAAAGGAAAGGGACTCTTTATAAATAGTGGAAAGGTTCAAGCTTGAAGGGGGGGTGTGAGAAATTTGCTAAGTATTGCAACAATAAAAGCGGAAAATGATGAAGCAGCATTTTTATTTGAAGTTTATGCAAGTTCAAGAATAGATGAAGTAGCTGCATGGGGTTGGGAGAAAGAGCAAATTCATCAGTTTTTACAAATGCAACATCTCTGTCAACAACGTTCCTACGAGCTGCAATATCCTCACATGGAAACCAAAATAATATTTTTTGAGAATGAAAAGGTAGGTCGTTTGTTGTTAGCAGATTTCAAAGACAAGCTAGTGCTAGTTGATATTACTTTGCTGTCAAACTATCAAAATAAAGGGATTGGTACAAAAGTTTTAACAGATTTATTGCAATATGCAGGCCAACAAAACAAAATAGTTCAGTTACATGTCTTTTCTAATAATGAAAAAGCAAAAAAATTATACGAACGATTAGGGTTTCAACAAGTTTCAATGAAGGATATGTATGTACAAATGGAATGGTCAGGTTATTGACAAGTTATCAAGATTCCTTCAAGTAAATAAAAAAAGGTTTACATCAAATTTTTTAAATCGTTTATTCACAAAAATATTATAGAGGTGATTTGTATGGGAGA
Coding sequences:
- a CDS encoding GNAT family N-acetyltransferase, with the protein product MRNLLSIATIKAENDEAAFLFEVYASSRIDEVAAWGWEKEQIHQFLQMQHLCQQRSYELQYPHMETKIIFFENEKVGRLLLADFKDKLVLVDITLLSNYQNKGIGTKVLTDLLQYAGQQNKIVQLHVFSNNEKAKKLYERLGFQQVSMKDMYVQMEWSGY